Proteins encoded by one window of Thunnus thynnus chromosome 3, fThuThy2.1, whole genome shotgun sequence:
- the LOC137180142 gene encoding somatostatin receptor type 5-like: MVFNASMELIQASQVSLLPTATWSNNSVPALSHFLLLSTSSESLLSLTQTDNSFLFNSTCQNCSKPEPGSLPGLAGIFIPLIYGLVFVVGLLGNTLVIHVIVNYTKNESVTNIYILNLAIADELFMLSLPFLAVQNALFSWPFGSLMCRVVLTVDAINQFTSIFCLTVMSVDRYLAVVHPIRSTWWRRPRVAKAISATVWAGSFVVVLPVVVFADILKDAGNCSIVWPEPAEVWKTSFIVYTCTVGFFFPLLVICLCYLLIVIKVRSVGKRAQATSSRRRKSERKITRMVVVVVAVFVLCWLPFYVLNIVNLLVVLPGDFRGLYFFVVVLSYANSCANPILYGFLSDNFKRGFRKALCRTSRRVKSNDKAVTEVQRPTEEWGGIMHQTQRSEGATVMHRKHCGVKEEEEEINGTQGGIQMSEIHRISQNGNSRGVTEGTRGKPELEHSGQSAKHGEQARKGFDPAEAVSSLATNSGSNRSQPEAFMNENSVLEISYL; this comes from the exons ATGGTCTTTAACGCCTCCATGGAGCTCATCCAGGCCTCCCAGGTTTCCTTGCTGCCTACAGCTACCTGGAGCAACAACTCTGTCCCTGCCCTCTCCCACTTCCTGCTTCTCTCCACTTCCTCTGAATCTCTTCTCAGCCTCACCCAGACCGACAACTCTTTCCTTTTTAACAGCACCTGTCAGAACTGCAGCAAACCTGAACCTGGATCCCTCCCTGGTTTAGCTGGAATCTTCATCCCTCTTATCTACGGGCTAGTGTTTGTCGTCGGCCTGCTGGGCAACACTCTGGTCATCCACGTTATTGTCAACTACACCAAGAATGAGTCGGTCACCAACATCTACATCCTCAATTTAGCCATAGCAGATGAGCTGTTTATGCTTAGCCTGCCATTCTTGGCGGTGCAGAACGCTCTGTTCTCCTGGCCCTTCGGCTCTTTGATGTGCCGCGTGGTCCTGACGGTGGACGCCATCAACCAGTTCACCAGCATATTCTGCCTGACTGTGATGTCTGTAGACCGCTACCTGGCCGTGGTTCACCCCATCCGTTCGACCTGGTGGCGGCGCCCCCGAGTGGCCAAGGCCATCAGCGCCACGGTTTGGGCCGGGTCGTTCGTGGTGGTGCTGCCGGTGGTGGTGTTCGCAGACATACTGAAAGATGCTGGGAACTGCAGCATCGTGTGGCCTGAGCCAGCGGAAGTGTGGAAGACGTCTTTCATCGTCTACACGTGCACTGTGGGCTTCTTCTTCCCCCTGCTGGTCATCTGCTTGTGCTACCTGCTGATTGTCATCAAG GTACGTAGTGTTGGAAAACGGGCGCAGGCCACATCCTCTCGGCGCAGGAAGTCGGAGCGTAAAATCACCAGGATGGTGGTTGTCGTGGTGGCGGTGTTTGTCCTCTGCTGGCTACCGTTCTATGTCCTCAACATCGTCAATCTCCTGGTGGTCCTGCCCGGAGACTTTAGGGggctttatttttttgtagttGTGCTTTCATACGCAAACAGCTGCGCCAACCCCATCCTGTACGGATTCCTGTCCGACAACTTCAAGAGAGGCTTCAGGAAGGCCCTGTGCCGCACTTCACGCAGGGTGAAGAGCAACGACAAGGCCGTCACCGAGGTGCAGCGACCCACGGAGGAGTGGGGCGGCATCATGCACCAAACGCAAAGAAGCGAAGGAGCCACCGTTATGCACAGGAAACACTGCGGtgtaaaagaagaagaggaggaaatcaATGGAACACAGGGAGGCATACAGATGAGTGAAATACACAGAATTTCACAAAATGGAAACAGCAGAGGAGTGACAGAAGGCACCAGGGGGAAACCTGAGCTGGAGCACTCAGGTCAGAGTGCCAAACACGGAGAACAGGCCAGGAAAGGCTTTGATCCTGCTGAGGCAGTGTCCTCTTTGGCCACTAACAGTGGAAGCAACAGGTCACAACCTGAGGCATTCATGAATGAAAACTCAGTGCTTGAAATCAGCTATCTGTAA